The genomic DNA CATAGCTCACGAAGGTGATGCCCATCACCGTCGGCGCGCGCAGCGCGTGGCCGGTGTAGCGGCGCCCGACCAGATCGAAGCTGCTGTAGATCAGGTGGCTCGCGGCGCTCAGCGTGGCAGCGGTCAGCAGTACGGCGGACGGATAGGCGCCGATCGCATCGAACACCTCGCGCCACTCGATGGCTCGCGCCTGGAAGATGAGCAGCGCGGCGACGAAGAGCAGGAAGCCGCTCACGACAACGCGCCTGGCCCAGGGCCACCAAGCTTTGGGCTCACCCCCAGGCTTGCCCACTTCGTGTGGCCGCCAACCCCCTTGCAGGGGGCAACACCGGCGGCCCGGCGGAGCCGGTTCCGCGGTGTTCTTCATGCTGCGTCCGTCTGCGTGGCGCCGCTGCCGGGCTCGGGCGGCGCCTCGAGCGGCTTCAGCCGCGGCGCATGGCGCGGCAGCCAGCTGGCCCAGCGCGGATACCAGCGCAGCAGGTGGAAGATGAAGAAGCTGCGCACCAGGCGCCAGCCGCTCCATTCCGTCAGGTCCGATGTCTGCACCTGCTTGCAGTTGTGGCGCATGAGCTCGTTCAGCCGCCCCGCGAGCACGTGGTTGAAATCCTTGTCCCGCACAATGACGTTCGATTCGAGATTGAGCGACAGGCTCAGCGGGTCGAGATTGCTCGAACCGACGGTGCTCCATTGATCGTCGACCACGGCGACCTTGCCGTGCAGCGGGCGCTCGCAGTATTCGTAGATGCGCACGCCGGCATGCAGCAGGTGGTGATAGAGCATGCTGGCCGCGACCTTGACGATCGGCATGTCCGGCTCGCCCTGCAGGATCAGCCGCACGTCGACGCCGCGCCGTGCCGCGCGCCGCATCTCCTTGATGAGCCGATAGCCCGGAAAGAAGTAGGCGTTGGCAATGATGATGCGGTGACGCGCCGTGCGGATCGCGGCGCGGTAGTGGCGTTCGATGTCGTTCGTGTGGCGGCGGTTGTCGCGCGTCACGAACTGCACGTCGGCGGTGCCGGTGGGCGCGCTCTCTTCGTGGCGCGCCGCCTTGAGGCGGCGGCGGAACCAGCCCGGGCCCTTGCCGCCGACCGCGATCGCATGCAGCACGAAGCGATGGATCTCCGACACGATCGGGCCGGTGAGCTCGACCGCATAGTCCTGCTTGGCCTTGGGCCCGAAATCCATCAGATGATCGGCCGAGAAGTTGATGCCGCCCACGAAGCCGCGCAGGCCATCGATCACCACCAGCTTGCGGTGCATGCGCCGAAAGAGATTGAGGCGCTGGCCGAACAGGCGCGAGCCGGGATCGAAGACGCGCACTTTGACGCCGGCCGAGGTCAGGCCCTCGATGAAGGCCGGCGACAGATCGGGCGAACCGAAGCC from Variovorax sp. PBL-E5 includes the following:
- the clsB gene encoding cardiolipin synthase ClsB translates to MSNNWVAGNHLELLENGEAFYPRVFEMIRAAEREVIVETFILLEDKVGEQLHAALRSAALRGVKVDLMIDGFGSPDLSPAFIEGLTSAGVKVRVFDPGSRLFGQRLNLFRRMHRKLVVIDGLRGFVGGINFSADHLMDFGPKAKQDYAVELTGPIVSEIHRFVLHAIAVGGKGPGWFRRRLKAARHEESAPTGTADVQFVTRDNRRHTNDIERHYRAAIRTARHRIIIANAYFFPGYRLIKEMRRAARRGVDVRLILQGEPDMPIVKVAASMLYHHLLHAGVRIYEYCERPLHGKVAVVDDQWSTVGSSNLDPLSLSLNLESNVIVRDKDFNHVLAGRLNELMRHNCKQVQTSDLTEWSGWRLVRSFFIFHLLRWYPRWASWLPRHAPRLKPLEAPPEPGSGATQTDAA